Genomic segment of Xiphias gladius isolate SHS-SW01 ecotype Sanya breed wild chromosome 16, ASM1685928v1, whole genome shotgun sequence:
TTTGTTACCACGTCCTAGTTAATCTCACCTACacctacctttttttttttttttctgtgtaatctTAATCGATAGAAATTATGTCCAGAGCTACAGACATAAGACCCAAGTTGGAATTAAATCATAATTTCCCTGAGTTGTCTAAAGAAGCTACCTTTGCGCGGCTAAACATGGTTTTTGTCCTGTCTTTCCCCCGACACCACCgacaacaccaccacccccagCCCAGCTCAGCCGCCAACGCAAGCAAGAGCGAGAGGCGAGTGGGCCCAGAGAAACGAGAGCAGGCTGGTCACCACCTGTGCCACCTGTGCTCCCATCTCCCATCCACGTAGATATTTGATATCATCGGGCGGATGGTGCAGGGCGTGCTGAAAAAAACTTGCTGACGACTGGGGACGGTAGACGGTggcagcagagaagaagggTGGTCGTGTCGCTTCAGCTAGCTTTACGGTAGTGATTTGCACGGCATGGTCTAATTTCTCAGGCGTATGTATTGTTTGACAGAAAATCTCTGTTTAACTCAATCTTACTGGATTATATTCTAATGCAGCGGATCGGTGTTATGACAGTCTTTTGGGAAATCGGTAGCTGGTATTgtattgtacaaaaaaaatgcaataaaatggaACAAATTCACTTTTCCAGTTCGCTTTATTTCAGCCCCATGCACCGTAGAAGGAAAAGctgagtgcgtgtgtgcataCCATgttgaaaagtttgaaatatttcaagGCTTCACACAGATACTTGCTACGCTGGCTTCATCTTAGAGTGTTTAATTACAAACCTCTCCTGCTGTATAACTGGTTATGTGGACTGCTTGTCATTTTCAGATACGAGCCCAAGACCGAGCATTCGCTCAGTCTCTCAATGCTACCTATCACATCAACCAATCCCTCCACTGCCTGTGCACACAGCACGGAAGACGCATTAAGACTGAATTTCTCCACCAGGTCGTCTTGACTCAGTGGCCGCCTCCAGTGGCCATAAAAGGTATCGCACCTGGCTGCGTAACTCTGCCCCTGATCTGTTTCTATCTCCACCTCACAGTACATCTCGTCGAAGCTGGGATGGTTATCCTCGGGGGTCTCCACGTTCACTTTGGACAAGAGCTCCTTCAGAGCCGGTCGGTTGATTTGGGCTTCGCCGAAGGAGGCCACCGTCACTCTGTTGTCCAACAGGGCAGAGCAGGCGTTAAACTGGAATGAGTGCCGGGCCTGGTGCTGTGTGGCAGGCGAGGGACAGTTGATGTACTTGGATGGAGGTACGCGCAGTGTGATGTGCCGGATCTGGCTGAGGTCAAAGTTCCCCACTGTATTTTCAAGCTTTCCGCGGGCTGCCAGAGCGGCCTCCACAACCCAGTGCATCCCCAAATGAGCAGGGATGCGCTTGACGGCCACGTCCTGATCTTCCAGGATCCACTTAAAGCCGCCGGCAGCAGAATCTGCCATCGCTGAAGGACTGTAGTCTTTGTAGTAGACCCCAAACCCGCTGTCCATATCTAGGATGGCTGGATTCCCCTCCAGTCCGATCTGGGCCAGCCGAGCGGCCTCCAGGCCCCTCCGAGCAGCGTTTCCCACGTGGAGAGGTTTGGTCTGTGTGGCGGCATTGGCCAGGGGAGCCCCGGCGGAGGAGGCGGCGATAGCCAGGGCATGACTGCACTGTGCAGGGGAGAGACCCAGGAGCTTGGCCGAGGCTGCAGCACTCCCCATCACCCCAACGACAGTGGGAGGGTGGAATCTGAGAGTGTCGGGAAAGGCGTATAAAGATGACCAAAGCATTAGGATATAGTCAAGTTTGATCATTCATTGTTAAGGCTTTCACCAGCTCTGAACGAGACCATTAGTTAATCAAATAGTTGACAGCTATTATGACAATGAATTAGTCgttcaagtcattttttcattcactggttccagctcctcaaatgtgaggatttgctgttcGTCTTATGTgatgataaactgaatatctttaggtttttaGACTGTTGGTAAGACAAAGCAATTTGAAGGCTTAAGAGGTGGACATGTTATAGACCAGACCAGTAAactgacaggttttttttttttcttgattaatcaataattcaTATAATTGTTGGTTGGAGGGCCAGTTCTTATTTGTCTGTTGCGTATTCAATGTTCAGTTTACCCAAATTACGGAAAGAAACCCCTTTTTTGGGGGACGCTGCATCTGGAACTGATCGGTTTTTGTgtcatgccttttttttttttgagtgctTTGAGTACCACAGACTGAAATCCATTGACCACCCCCCTACCTATAAAACCCAAACCATCTCCACTGCTTGATACCACGATGGGGCAGGTGTTGCACCTTATGTGATTGGGCCGAATCAGTCCTTTTCAATGCTCAAACATTTCCAGCGTCCGCTAAATAGCAACTGGACGGAAACACTGGCGCAGAGCTCGCGTGTCAAGTCGTTCTCACCTTTCAGGTATGTTGTACGCCTCTCTGGAGAACCTCATGAGTTTGCCCTGCACCTCGATGCCAACATTAAAGGCCAACAGCAGGTCCAGGCCCGAGGGCCGGCTGGGCAGCGTCTCGGCCAGGGCCAGCAGCGCCGGGAGCACAGCCCCCGAGGGGTGAGTCGCTGGGTGCCACGTGTCGTCGAAGTCCATGGAGTGGACCTGTCGCCAGACAACGCAGCGGTCAAACCAGCGCCACCCAACGCTCGCGCTCTCCGTATTACTGCGGTGCTTTGCGCGTGGCCGGACTTACCGCGACGCCGTGCACGAACGCAGCGTAGGCAGGAGGGAGGGTCGCGCCCGGCTTGCCCCAAACGCCGCTCCTCTCCCCAGAGGTGAACAACTGCAAATGAACATGAGGGTGAGTGCGCGGCGAAACGGGAACAGTGACGGTCAGTAGCTTAGTATGTGAGGTACAGGGGAAAAGGTCTCATGaggccaaataaataaaaggatttgATGATGATCACAGGTTCGCACTGATAAAAAGAGGTCAAATGGATATTTAGTATATTATAGGTTGACAAGTGTTGTTAATAGGTGTTTAGATATTAGTGTAAGCCATCTCTGAGGTGCTTTCAAGCTCTTtagttaaattaaaatggaagcTTTCTCATCAGGTGTTACGCCGCCACTCTCGTCCAACAGTCGACTGTACCTGGCTGTACGCGAGAGCCTTGTTGAAGACGGCCGTCGTGGTTCCTAGTAAGCCCACGCCCAGGGTGTCCAGAATCATCCTTTTGCTCCTGTTGATCACAGCGTCCGTCAGCCGAGTGGCGTCGAGCGCATGGATGGCGGCCCCAAAGCTCTCGGTGATGCCCTGGGAGGGTGAAAACGGGGCTAGTCAGTCCAGAAACCCCATCCCCCACAGACCAGGCTACGAGGGACCGCAACCAGCCTGCATGTATTTGCCTCTAAACCCAAAAGTAGTTTCCAAAAGTTTCCTAAACCGAATCACATGAAGTAAAacgctggagaaaaaaaaaatgtaagaaatgtgtgattcaagaaaaatatgtaagtatgaaagaaaacaataccTTGCGTAGCATTGTTGTGGCTCAACAATGTCGTCGAATGACAATGTGTCCAAGTGCAGAGGCATTTTATAGGTAATATGGAGGCTGATCTACCAAATTTCCAAAGTGGCTTAAAACCACAAGGATGAGAAGTAGGAACTTTCACAATGACTGATTGTCGCTTTCGAGTAATTTCTCCTGGGTTGGACTGTTTGGTAGATagtcaatgtaaaaaaaaaaaactaaattgctTGTGTTTGCTtagttttaattacatttaacgTCGGGATACCAAAGAAGTGGTTCAAAACACCCTATGGTGATTGACTTTGAGACggaaaagttattaaaaaaagaacggACCTGAGTGTTCCAAGGAAaatcacagaaatgaaaaatacaaatccTGACAGTGATCCCATGCAGTATTATGTGCAGAGTATAATGACAAAGGTGGAAGGAGGACTTTTATTTTAGGTAAAATAACTGATTTGCAGAAAGCAGTCATGCTGTATTTCAAAACCAGTGTCTTTTTGAAATGAGAGACAGTGGAAATTCAGCTTCAGTGGGAAGTTCTGGGCAGGGGAAGTTACATAAGTCTGAAACAAATCACCAGCTAACAATCACATGACAAAACAATGTCTAATTTCAGACAGCTGGCAAACTAACTATTATGAACGGGATATTATTTAACACTAAAAGTGgatattattacaatatttttgtacAATGGAACAGTCAGTATTTAGCTCAATTTGGTCAAGTGTAAATTCACCCTGCTACAACTTGGATTGGGACAAGTTGGACATTTCAATCATTTGTCAGTTACTTCCTAGCTTTTGATTTCAGCTGCTTTTCAGTACTTTTAGCTCCGCATTTGACCCGTTTATCCATTGCTCTGATCTAATTGCTTCAAAGATTTTCCATTACTTTAAGCCAactgtttcaaatgttttctcattACATATAGCTCACAATTTCAGACGCTTTCCCATTACTTTCAcagtttcaattatttttccattacttttaaCCAACTGCTCGCTTGCTGACTAGTTTGCACTGGCAGCTTCAACACAAAAATTTAGATGTATTTCTTAATCAAAttacaatttgtattttttagttGAGTTTAGTTGATAGCTTTCTCTAATTTACAAAACATCTGCTGTAGATCTGAATGATCTGCATGCACaagtattatttattgattcttGTGCGCTATACATGTGAAATATGGGGGTGAAATAGGTTAATTTGACTTTACAGCCATTTATATGTTGCACTTTCTTCATTTATGAGCTTCAGGAGCTTTGATAAATGCTTTCGTTATGTGCCTCCTTCCCAGCTGTTTTTGTGATGGTTTTAGTTTGACCTTTAATACCCGCAAGCCCACACATTAACAACATGCGTGTCAATCCGCGAATCAATCACTTTCCAAAAGGTATTTCTCCCTTTTTAACCGACCAGACTGATCATCGCCACAGATCAATACCGACTGGTACTGGTGTGAGGCTGTGTCACCTAATGGTTTACAGCTGTGTAggcatgtgtacacacacacgcacgtcaTGCAGAAGTCAATTTAATGTTCTCCTAAGTAATAAGAAcaagtttgtctgttttattaatGCTTGTGTTGTGAGGCCGAATTTGAATTTTAAGCACAGGGACTGAGCATTTTTGTCAGTCCTCATTTCTTCAAAAGGGATGCTTGTATGTTAGAGGCTTAAgactgtatctctctctctgtgtgtgtgtgtgtgagtgtgtgtgtgtgtgatgtgtaagCTGCTGGCTGCATTTCCTTCAGAGCTGCAATGGGTGTCACTCTTTCCATATTTTCCAACCGTTTCTCGATTTCAGAGCTTGAAGAACTTAGACCAGCTGTGTGGTTTCTGGTTTTGTGTGTCCctatgggattttttttttttttttt
This window contains:
- the acod1 gene encoding cis-aconitate decarboxylase, with protein sequence MLRKGITESFGAAIHALDATRLTDAVINRSKRMILDTLGVGLLGTTTAVFNKALAYSQLFTSGERSGVWGKPGATLPPAYAAFVHGVAVHSMDFDDTWHPATHPSGAVLPALLALAETLPSRPSGLDLLLAFNVGIEVQGKLMRFSREAYNIPERFHPPTVVGVMGSAAASAKLLGLSPAQCSHALAIAASSAGAPLANAATQTKPLHVGNAARRGLEAARLAQIGLEGNPAILDMDSGFGVYYKDYSPSAMADSAAGGFKWILEDQDVAVKRIPAHLGMHWVVEAALAARGKLENTVGNFDLSQIRHITLRVPPSKYINCPSPATQHQARHSFQFNACSALLDNRVTVASFGEAQINRPALKELLSKVNVETPEDNHPSFDEMYCEVEIETDQGQSYAARCDTFYGHWRRPLSQDDLVEKFSLNASSVLCAQAVEGLVDVIGSIERLSECSVLGSYLKMTSSPHNQLYSRRGL